CAATATCCTTTTTGTGCTTGTCTTTTATTTTTAGGGGCGTGTACCGATGTCAAAGGGTTTACTAATATGGAGTTAGGTCCCTATGCGAAAGGACCAGAGGTATTAAAGGCTTTCCCTACAGCTGAAGGCTTCGGTAAAAATGCTACGGGAGGTCGTGGAGGAAAAGTCGTTATAGTGACCAATACCAACGATGACGGAGAAGGCTCTTTTAGATGGGCATTGCAGCAATGCTCACAAAACGAAGCAACTACTGTTGTTTTTGCAGTTTCGGGCAAAATAGAATTAAAGTCGGAAATCCGTTGCAAAGCTAAGAACTTCACGCTGGCTGGACAAACAGCTCCCGGTGATGGTGTTTGCATCATTAAGAATGAAATAAATTTTGGTGGTTCGGAGAACTTTATTATTCGGCATATGCGTTTTCGTGTCGGTGAAAAAGATGCGAGTGGAAAGGAACATAATGCTGCCTGTCTGCGAGTGGAAAATGCGAATAACTTTATAATTGACCATTGTTCCTTCAGCTGGGCTAGTGAAGAGAATACCGATTTTATTGATACTCATTTTTCTACAGTGCAATGGTGCATTTCCAGCGAGGGGCTTTATTATTCGGTCAATAAAAAAGGTGCACGTGCTTATGGTGGTGCGTGGGGAGGAACTTCATCTACTTATCACCATAATCTGTTTGCTCATTGTAATAGCCGGACGCCATTGATGAATGGCGCACGGGGGAAGGATCCCGGACAGGATATCGTTGTTTATATGGAATATATTAATAATGTGAATTATAATTGGGGCAGTCAAATGGCTACTTATGGAGGTATGGACGAGTCTCAGGATCCGGAACATCATGGATGGTCATGTAATTTTGTGAATAATTATTATAAACCGGGGCCCGCTACGACAGCCCGGGTAAAAGAACTGAAATTCTTCCGGCAATCAAGCGCCCGTGAACCCAATAAGGCACCTTTGCGTGCCGTTTCAAAGTGGTACTTTCATGGTAATGTAATGGAGGGTAATTCTCAACTGACTTCCGACAATTGGGAAGGTGTATATACGGATGGTAATTATCCTTATTCTATCGATGAGATGAAAGCTTCTTCTTTCATTATTCCTTCAGGGAAAGAGAATTATGAACAATATTGGTTCGACTGGGAATCATACACTTTATCTGACCAATATGAATCTGCGGAGAAAGCTTATCAATCTGTGTTGGCTGATAAAAGTGGTGCCGGCGCATTTCCCCGTGATAAAGTAGATGTGCGTATTGTAAAAGAAGTGAAGAGCGGACTTTGTACTTATACAGGAGCCGGAGACGCCAATAGTGGTGCTATCCCGGGCATAATAAATAGCCCGGATGAGGCTGAAGGTCTGGATGGACTGACGTATAAAACCAGCGGAACCATTACGGATACGGATCAGGATGGCATGGATGATGCCTGGGAGAAAAAGGTTGGTTTGGACCCTGCTAATCCGGAAGACCGTAACAGGACAACAGAGGTTGGTTATACAGCTTTGGAAGTATATCTTAATAGTCTGGTAGATGAAAGTATTTCCTACAACTTTAAGAAGTGAAATCAGTGTTAATATTAAAATAGAATGCTATGAATTTATTGAAATTAATGACAGTAGGGTGCCTGTTAAGTTGTTTTTCAGGACTGATGACAAGCTGTTCGGACGATGATGATGCCGGCTCAAAAGTATTGTTACGACCGGTTACTGCTATGGAGATAGTGCAAAACAAGGCATATCTTAGTTGGAAAAGCGTAGAAGGAGCGACCGAATATATCGTCGAGGTGTATAAGGTGGTGGATAAAGGGGAAGAACTTTATAAGACGGAGACCGTGCCGGGTGACCGTTCTTCCTGTGTGATAGATTTAGACTGGGAAGAAAACTACAAGTTTAAGGTGAAATGTGAAGGTAACGGAAGGCTGTCCGGTTATTGGGAAACAGAGGTGACGGGTATTCTTTACCGCCCTTTGTCGATAGAGTTAGGAGAAGCTCGTACTATAGATACACAGGCTCTTATTTCGTGGACGCCTAATGATACTGTTGTGATTACAGCTCTGACTGCTGTTCCGATGGGGCTGGAGACTGTTAATTCTCAAGATATAAAGGTTTATAACGTTTCTTCCGAAGAATATCTGGCCGGCTCCAAAATCATAGATGATTTAACTCCGGAGACTTCTTATCGTGTTAGTTTATATTCGGGTGAGGAACAGAACTCGGATACTTATCAGGCACGCATAGAAGTAAAGACAGCTGTAACCGAAAATCTGGATGAAGATTATGGGACGGCAAACCGGATAGATTTGCGTAACGAAGCATTTGATCCTGATTATTTTAATAAACTTGACTGGAACTCTCTGGCAGAAGGTACAACCTTTGTGCTTCCGGCAGGTAAGACGTACGTGTTGAATAGTGGAGAAACTGTTATTGAGTTTGCACATTCAGTTCATTTTGTTACTCCGCAAACGTTGGAAGATTATCCGACATTTAGTTTTGATAACGCTTTCCGTATAGTAGAAGGCGGAGTTGTAGACAAGGTTACTTTTAAACGCATCAATCTTAGGGCTTCCAAATCATTAAGTGAGGTTGCTGATAACAGTTTGAGTGGTAAACAAGTGATTTGTCCGGAGTCCGATGTTTTTCTGATTAACACGATTGATTTCACTAATTGCTATATTGAGAATTTCCGTTCTATTGTCCGTTCAAAAAAGGCTACAGGAAATGTAGGAGCTATTGCTTTCAAAGAATGTACCATTAACGCAATCGGTAATCAGGGTATAGTTTCGACTGATGGCAAAAATGGAAATTACATCAATGATGTCTCTTTTGATGAGTGTACTATCACTAATATTTGCGGTATTGCAGATTTGCGGAATAGTAGCAGCGGAAAGAGTATTTCGATTACAAACACTACATTCTGTTATGCGCCGATGGAAAACTCCTTCTTATTCCGGGTAGATCCGAGTATTGCTGTCAAGATTGAAAATTGTGTATTTGGCGGTTCCATGAAAATAGATGGAAAACTTCCGAAATTTAATGAACTGGGGTCCGGAGGACAGGATGATTATACCGGCGTATATCCTTTCAGTTCGGTTAATAGTTTTCAGGCTAATGATCGTACCTCAAGCAAAGGAAACCTCGGACTGAGTGATTCTAAAATGTCAACTACCACTCTGTTCACTGCTCCGGGGACTAACAATTTTAAATTGAACGAGTTATTCACAGGTTGTTCCAGCGTAGGTGCTTCAAAATGGAGACGATGAACCGCGCATTAAATAATATATATAATATGAATAAACACATTGTATTGATGAAGTTCAAAAGTTCTTCATTCATTAAAAAGGTAGGAGTGTTATTGTGTTTCGTAGCATTTGCGCTGTCAGCTAACGCACAGACCCGAAAGGTTACAGGACAGATAGTGGACGAAAGTGGTCAGCCGATTATCGGAGCTACTATACGGTTACAGGATGCTACGACAGGTACTATTACTGATATTGACGGTCACTTTTCGCTGAATGTGCCGGATGGAAAAAAGGTGGTAATATCTTATATCGGATATCTGAAACAAGTAATCCTGCCGAAAGGCGATACTTTGAAAGTCATTCTTCAGGAAGATAACCAGAAACTTGATGAAGTAGTCGTAGTAGGTTACGGTAGTATGAAACAGAAAAACATTACCGGTTCCGTATCGACTATTTCTGCTGAAGAACTGGAAGATCTTCCGGTATCCAATCTTTCGGAAGCCTTGCAGGGAATGGTGAATGGCTTGAATGTACAGTTAGGCTCCAGCCGTCCGGGTACGAATGCCAATGAGGTTTATATCCGTCAGAACCGGACTTTCACCGGAATATCCAAGGATGGTGGTAATTCCACCCCTTTGATTATTATTGATGATGTCATTCAGTTAGGAACGAATGGTCAGCCGAGTATGGAGCAGTTTAATATGCTGGACCCTTCGGAAGTAGAAAGTATAACTGTGTTACGTGATGCCAGCGCAGCGATTTACGGTTCTCGTGCTGCCAATGGTGCAATTCTTGTAAAGACCAAAAGAGGGAAAAAAGGAGTACCTGTTATTTCCTATTCAGGTAAATTTGCCGTGAATGATGCCGTTAGTCATTCCAAGGTGCTGAAAGGTTCTGCTTATGGACGTTTCTATAATGCTTTGGCGATAGGTTCCAATAAAGCGAGTGGTTATGATGACCTCGACGTGCTGTATAGTGATATGGAACTGGCTGAGATGGATAACCTGAATTATGATTGGCTGGATAAAGCAGGCTGGAAATCGGCTTTCCAACAGACACATACACTGAATGTTACCGGTGGAAGTGAACGTGCTACATATTATGCCGGAGCTACTTATTTTGACCAGGGAGCAAATTTGGGTGATCAAAGCTATAAGCGTTATACTTACCGTGCCGGTGTTGATGTGCGTTTGACGAATGATATTAAATTATCAGCCACGGTTGCCGGTAATGAGGGTAAATCCGATCAGATCTATACAAAAGGAGCCCGCTTTAAACTGTACGGGATGAGTGGAAGTACGGAAAAATCAGACTATAGTGCTTTGCATCATATGCCCAACCATATGCCTTGGAGTGTGACTTTATCGGATGAGAACGGGCAAGATCAGGAATATTGGCTGGGACCTATCGAGAATACCTATAGTAGTCCGAGCTTTAATAGAGATTATGTTACTTCCTGGAATTATTTTGCGTTGAATAATAGTGGTTCGTTCAGTAAGAACAGAAGCAACAGCTGGAATGCTGATATTTCATTGACCTATGAAGTTCCTTTTGTGAAAGGTTTGTCACTCCGTGCCACTTATTCGTCTTCGCATTCAAGTGAAGCAACCGAGCAGGCTAGTTTCCCTTATGAACTGGCGTATGTAGGCGGCAGAATGCCTGCCGACCAGCATTTGGTTTATACCATCCCGAGCAGTTCCTTTAAAACGGCTATCTTTGATAAGAACAGTACATTATCATTTAAAGATAAACAGGCGGAAAGACGTCAGATGAACTTTTACGTAAACTATGACCGTACGTTTGGCCAACATAGCATTTCGGCTATGGCTTCCATCGAGCGTTATGAATCATTCTATGATTCTCGTGATATTGAATATGCTGATCTGGCTCATGACATTTCTGATACTTATCTGGGAGTCGGCGGTCCCTCCATCGTCGGGCCGGACGGCAAGTCAGCTCTGGCTTCCGACAATACAGTGACGCTTAAAGGTGAATCGGGCTCGCTTTCTTACTTGGGACGTGTGGCATATTCTTATGCTGACCGCTATATGTTGCAGTTTATTTTCCGTTCAGACGCTTCGACTAAGTTTGCTCCGGAGAATTACTGGGGATTCTTTCCCGGTATCTCTGCGGGATGGATCATGTCTGAAGAATCATGGTTCAAACGCTCGCTTCCTTGGTTTGAATTCTTGAAGGTACGTGCATCCTGGGGACGTACGGGACGTGACAATATCAAGATGTGGAAATGGAAAGAACAGTACAAGATGGACTTGAAAGGAATGCAGTTCGGTGCCGAAAGCGGAAAGCCAGGTACCAGTCTGATCCCGCAGTCATCTCCGAACCGTAATGTGAAATGGGATGTTTCCGACAAGTTTAATCTTGGTTTTGATACTCGTTTCTTTGATGGTCGTTTAAGTGCGGTATTCGATTTCTACTATGATATCAATGATAACATCTTGAATCAGTTTATGGCTAGCCAACCGGGAATTCCCGTGTATGCCGGTGGTTCGTATGCTGAAGAAAATTTTGGCCGTGTTGATACATATGGCGGCGAGTTGTCTTTGACATGGCGTGACAAGGTAGGACAGGTGAACTATAATATCGGTATGGATTTCGGTCTGAACGGTAGTAGAGTGAAAGAGTGGGTGCCGGGTTTGCGCTATAACAAATATCCGTCCAGCTCAAGCTGGGAAGAAGGAATGTCTACATATCTGCCGGTATGGGGATTCAAGGTATGGAAAGGAACCTCGAATGGTGACGGAATTTTGCGTACGCAGGATGATATTAACAGATACTGGTCTTATCTGGAATCATATACTCCCGAAGGCGGACAAACTAAATATCTGGATAAGACAAGTAAAGACGATTTGCGTCCGGGTATGCTGGCTTACCAGGATTTAGGGGGCGAAATGGTCAATGGAGTTCAACAAGGTCCCAACGGACAGATTGTATTGGAACAGGATTATGGAAAGTTATGTGAAAAGAATAAGACTTATAATGTCTCGACAAGACTGGGTGCCAGTTGGAAAGGACTTGCTATCAGTGCCAATATCGCTACTTCATGGGGTGGAGTACGCTTTATAGACCGTGCTTCTATGGGTGGTAATAAGAGTACAATGATATGGGCACCGGATTCTTTCTGGGGAGATATGTTTGACGAAATGTACAATCCGAATGGTAAATATCCTAACTTGGGAACAGAATCTCTGATTTCCAGTTCGGCTATCGCCAACTCTGATTTCTGGATGATTAGTACCTTCCGTTGTTACATACGTAATCTGTCTGTCAGCTATACACTTCCTAAAAAGTGGATTGCTCCGTTGAAAATGTCGGCTGTCCGTCTGAATCTGACCGGTAATAATTTGTGGGATTTGTACAATCCATACCCTGACCATTACCGTAATATGTATGATGCTTCTTCTACAGATTATCCTACTTTGAGAACTTGGTCATTAGGTGTTAATGTTACATTTTAATAATTGTGTCAACGATGAAAAAGAAAAACTTTTTATATACAGGAACTTTAGCCCTCGGTATGTTTATGTCCGGTTGCAGTGATTCATTTTTGGATATGAATAATTACGGAGCTTATGATGATTTTAATTCTGAAACGAAAATCACCTGGTATCTGGCCGGATTATACCAGA
This sequence is a window from Bacteroides thetaiotaomicron VPI-5482. Protein-coding genes within it:
- a CDS encoding pectate lyase family protein, yielding MELGPYAKGPEVLKAFPTAEGFGKNATGGRGGKVVIVTNTNDDGEGSFRWALQQCSQNEATTVVFAVSGKIELKSEIRCKAKNFTLAGQTAPGDGVCIIKNEINFGGSENFIIRHMRFRVGEKDASGKEHNAACLRVENANNFIIDHCSFSWASEENTDFIDTHFSTVQWCISSEGLYYSVNKKGARAYGGAWGGTSSTYHHNLFAHCNSRTPLMNGARGKDPGQDIVVYMEYINNVNYNWGSQMATYGGMDESQDPEHHGWSCNFVNNYYKPGPATTARVKELKFFRQSSAREPNKAPLRAVSKWYFHGNVMEGNSQLTSDNWEGVYTDGNYPYSIDEMKASSFIIPSGKENYEQYWFDWESYTLSDQYESAEKAYQSVLADKSGAGAFPRDKVDVRIVKEVKSGLCTYTGAGDANSGAIPGIINSPDEAEGLDGLTYKTSGTITDTDQDGMDDAWEKKVGLDPANPEDRNRTTEVGYTALEVYLNSLVDESISYNFKK
- a CDS encoding SusC/RagA family TonB-linked outer membrane protein, which gives rise to MNKHIVLMKFKSSSFIKKVGVLLCFVAFALSANAQTRKVTGQIVDESGQPIIGATIRLQDATTGTITDIDGHFSLNVPDGKKVVISYIGYLKQVILPKGDTLKVILQEDNQKLDEVVVVGYGSMKQKNITGSVSTISAEELEDLPVSNLSEALQGMVNGLNVQLGSSRPGTNANEVYIRQNRTFTGISKDGGNSTPLIIIDDVIQLGTNGQPSMEQFNMLDPSEVESITVLRDASAAIYGSRAANGAILVKTKRGKKGVPVISYSGKFAVNDAVSHSKVLKGSAYGRFYNALAIGSNKASGYDDLDVLYSDMELAEMDNLNYDWLDKAGWKSAFQQTHTLNVTGGSERATYYAGATYFDQGANLGDQSYKRYTYRAGVDVRLTNDIKLSATVAGNEGKSDQIYTKGARFKLYGMSGSTEKSDYSALHHMPNHMPWSVTLSDENGQDQEYWLGPIENTYSSPSFNRDYVTSWNYFALNNSGSFSKNRSNSWNADISLTYEVPFVKGLSLRATYSSSHSSEATEQASFPYELAYVGGRMPADQHLVYTIPSSSFKTAIFDKNSTLSFKDKQAERRQMNFYVNYDRTFGQHSISAMASIERYESFYDSRDIEYADLAHDISDTYLGVGGPSIVGPDGKSALASDNTVTLKGESGSLSYLGRVAYSYADRYMLQFIFRSDASTKFAPENYWGFFPGISAGWIMSEESWFKRSLPWFEFLKVRASWGRTGRDNIKMWKWKEQYKMDLKGMQFGAESGKPGTSLIPQSSPNRNVKWDVSDKFNLGFDTRFFDGRLSAVFDFYYDINDNILNQFMASQPGIPVYAGGSYAEENFGRVDTYGGELSLTWRDKVGQVNYNIGMDFGLNGSRVKEWVPGLRYNKYPSSSSWEEGMSTYLPVWGFKVWKGTSNGDGILRTQDDINRYWSYLESYTPEGGQTKYLDKTSKDDLRPGMLAYQDLGGEMVNGVQQGPNGQIVLEQDYGKLCEKNKTYNVSTRLGASWKGLAISANIATSWGGVRFIDRASMGGNKSTMIWAPDSFWGDMFDEMYNPNGKYPNLGTESLISSSAIANSDFWMISTFRCYIRNLSVSYTLPKKWIAPLKMSAVRLNLTGNNLWDLYNPYPDHYRNMYDASSTDYPTLRTWSLGVNVTF
- a CDS encoding fibronectin type III domain-containing protein — translated: MNLLKLMTVGCLLSCFSGLMTSCSDDDDAGSKVLLRPVTAMEIVQNKAYLSWKSVEGATEYIVEVYKVVDKGEELYKTETVPGDRSSCVIDLDWEENYKFKVKCEGNGRLSGYWETEVTGILYRPLSIELGEARTIDTQALISWTPNDTVVITALTAVPMGLETVNSQDIKVYNVSSEEYLAGSKIIDDLTPETSYRVSLYSGEEQNSDTYQARIEVKTAVTENLDEDYGTANRIDLRNEAFDPDYFNKLDWNSLAEGTTFVLPAGKTYVLNSGETVIEFAHSVHFVTPQTLEDYPTFSFDNAFRIVEGGVVDKVTFKRINLRASKSLSEVADNSLSGKQVICPESDVFLINTIDFTNCYIENFRSIVRSKKATGNVGAIAFKECTINAIGNQGIVSTDGKNGNYINDVSFDECTITNICGIADLRNSSSGKSISITNTTFCYAPMENSFLFRVDPSIAVKIENCVFGGSMKIDGKLPKFNELGSGGQDDYTGVYPFSSVNSFQANDRTSSKGNLGLSDSKMSTTTLFTAPGTNNFKLNELFTGCSSVGASKWRR